A single Klebsiella variicola DNA region contains:
- a CDS encoding phosphoadenosine phosphosulfate reductase, whose amino-acid sequence MSFIKYPLPESVLQATEQRIQWVLDNFSRVCVSFSGGKDSTVMLHLTAQAARLQGKKISVLFIDWEAQFSCTIAHCEKLRALYADVVETFYWVALPLTTQNALTQYKPQWQCWEPGADWVRQPPPWAITHPGYFSFYQPGMSFESFVSHFAEWFSQRRPAAVLVGIRADESLNRFMAISSQRKQRFADDKPWTTSAPGGHAWYIYPLYDWKTADIWTWFAKSRQSYNPLYDLMYQAGVPLRYMRICEPFGPEQRQGLWLYHVLEPERWAAMCQRVSGAHSGGVYAGHDNQFYGHRKIDKPDHLTWKSYALFLLDSMPETTAEHYRNKIAVYLRWYQKKGMEDIPDTQPVDIGTKDIPSWRRVCKVLLNNDYWCRQLSFSPTKSSHYQRYRKRMEKHRQQWGILCNNN is encoded by the coding sequence ATGTCGTTTATTAAATATCCCTTACCGGAATCGGTGCTGCAGGCAACTGAGCAGCGCATCCAGTGGGTGCTGGATAATTTTTCACGCGTTTGCGTCTCTTTCTCGGGTGGAAAAGACTCCACCGTCATGCTGCATTTAACCGCCCAGGCGGCGCGGTTACAGGGTAAAAAAATCAGTGTGTTGTTTATTGACTGGGAAGCGCAGTTCTCCTGCACCATCGCCCACTGCGAAAAACTGCGTGCGCTGTATGCGGATGTTGTCGAAACCTTTTACTGGGTCGCCCTGCCGCTCACCACCCAAAACGCGCTGACGCAGTATAAACCGCAATGGCAATGCTGGGAGCCCGGGGCCGACTGGGTCCGTCAGCCGCCGCCCTGGGCGATTACCCACCCGGGCTATTTTTCATTTTATCAACCGGGGATGAGCTTTGAGTCCTTTGTCAGCCACTTCGCCGAGTGGTTTTCACAGCGGCGCCCCGCCGCCGTGCTGGTGGGCATTCGCGCCGACGAGTCACTGAATCGCTTTATGGCCATCTCTTCGCAGCGTAAACAACGCTTCGCCGATGATAAACCCTGGACCACCTCGGCGCCGGGCGGCCACGCCTGGTACATCTACCCGCTCTATGACTGGAAAACGGCCGACATCTGGACCTGGTTTGCCAAAAGCCGGCAGTCTTATAACCCTCTGTACGATCTGATGTATCAGGCCGGGGTGCCGCTGCGCTATATGCGCATCTGCGAACCGTTCGGTCCGGAGCAGCGCCAGGGGCTGTGGCTCTACCATGTGCTGGAGCCTGAGCGCTGGGCCGCAATGTGTCAGCGGGTGAGCGGCGCGCACAGCGGCGGGGTCTATGCCGGGCATGATAATCAATTTTACGGCCACCGAAAAATCGACAAGCCCGACCACCTGACATGGAAAAGCTATGCGCTGTTCCTGCTCGACAGCATGCCGGAAACCACTGCCGAGCACTACCGCAACAAAATCGCCGTCTACCTGCGTTGGTATCAGAAAAAAGGCATGGAAGATATTCCGGACACCCAGCCTGTGGACATTGGCACCAAAGATATCCCGTCCTGGCGGCGGGTCTGCAAAGTGCTGCTCAATAACGACTACTGGTGCCGTCAGCTTTCGTTTAGCCCGACCAAAAGCAGCCACTATCAGCGCTACCGTAAACGCATGGAAAAACATCGCCAACAATGGGGGATATTATGCAACAACAACTGA
- a CDS encoding IbrB-like domain-containing protein, producing the protein MQQQLTQALDAYLQTLDDEARIEAINAFRQVLHQRSPFRSQPVDCVLWVKQEQVIPNDYNPNNVAPPEKRLLQTSLEADGFTQPVVVIQQSPQAYTIVDGFHRHELACSKAVLKKTLKGYLPVTCLTSEAASRDGLMAATIRHNRARGRHQIHAMSEIVRELTQLGWTPQKIGKELGMDADEVLRLKQISGLTEMFAGRQFSQAWTIK; encoded by the coding sequence ATGCAACAACAACTGACGCAGGCGCTGGACGCTTATCTGCAAACGCTGGATGACGAGGCGCGCATCGAGGCAATCAATGCGTTTCGTCAGGTGCTCCACCAGCGCAGTCCCTTCCGCTCCCAGCCCGTTGACTGCGTGCTGTGGGTAAAACAGGAGCAGGTCATCCCCAACGACTACAATCCGAATAACGTGGCGCCACCGGAAAAACGCCTGCTGCAAACGTCGCTGGAAGCCGACGGCTTTACCCAGCCGGTCGTCGTCATCCAGCAAAGCCCGCAGGCGTATACGATTGTCGACGGTTTTCACCGTCATGAGCTGGCCTGCAGCAAAGCGGTGCTGAAAAAAACGCTGAAAGGTTATCTGCCAGTGACCTGCCTGACGAGTGAAGCCGCCTCGCGTGACGGGCTGATGGCAGCGACCATACGCCATAACCGGGCGCGCGGGCGCCACCAAATCCACGCCATGTCAGAGATTGTCCGCGAACTGACCCAGCTTGGCTGGACACCACAGAAAATCGGCAAAGAGCTGGGGATGGATGCCGATGAGGTATTGCGCCTGAAGCAAATTAGCGGCCTCACGGAGATGTTCGCTGGCCGCCAGTTCTCCCAGGCGTGGACGATTAAGTGA
- a CDS encoding pyridoxal phosphate-dependent aminotransferase, translated as MIPESKLPALGTTIFTQMSALAQQHQAINLSQGFPDFDGPRYLQERLAYHVAQGANQYAPMTGVPALREAIAGKTAELYGYLPDVNSDITVTAGATEALYAAITALVRRGDEVVCFDPSYDSYAPAVALAGGELRRIALQPPHFRVDWQQFAAALSDKTRLVILNTPHNPSATVWQREDFAALWQAIAEREIYVLSDEVYEHICFAEGGHASVLAHPQLRERAVAVSSFGKTFHMTGWKVGYCVAPAAISAELRKVHQYLTFSVNTPAQLAIADMLREAPEHYRELPAFYRERRDLFIEALRPSRLELLPCEGTYFLLADYSAISDLDDVSFCRWLTTEVGVAAIPLSVFCADPFPHKLIRLCFAKQPATLLAAATRLCQL; from the coding sequence TTGATTCCAGAGAGTAAACTTCCTGCGCTCGGCACCACGATTTTTACCCAGATGAGTGCCCTGGCCCAGCAGCATCAGGCCATCAACCTGTCACAGGGCTTTCCCGATTTCGACGGCCCGCGCTATCTTCAGGAGCGTCTGGCGTACCATGTGGCGCAGGGGGCGAATCAGTACGCCCCGATGACCGGCGTGCCGGCGCTGCGCGAGGCGATCGCCGGGAAGACAGCGGAGCTGTATGGTTACCTGCCCGACGTCAATAGCGATATTACGGTCACCGCCGGCGCGACGGAGGCCCTGTACGCGGCGATCACCGCTCTGGTGCGCCGCGGCGACGAGGTGGTCTGTTTCGATCCCAGCTATGACAGCTATGCCCCCGCGGTGGCGCTGGCCGGCGGCGAATTACGCCGTATTGCGCTGCAGCCGCCGCATTTTCGCGTCGACTGGCAGCAGTTTGCTGCGGCGCTGAGCGATAAAACCCGTCTGGTGATCCTCAATACCCCGCACAATCCATCAGCCACCGTCTGGCAGCGCGAAGATTTCGCTGCCCTGTGGCAGGCGATTGCCGAACGCGAGATCTATGTCCTCAGCGATGAGGTCTATGAGCACATCTGCTTTGCCGAGGGCGGCCACGCCAGCGTGCTGGCGCATCCCCAGCTTCGCGAGCGGGCGGTGGCGGTCTCCTCGTTTGGCAAAACGTTTCATATGACCGGCTGGAAGGTCGGCTACTGCGTAGCCCCGGCGGCCATCAGCGCCGAACTGCGCAAGGTGCATCAGTATCTGACCTTCTCGGTGAATACTCCGGCGCAGTTGGCGATCGCCGACATGCTGCGCGAAGCGCCTGAGCACTATCGTGAGCTGCCGGCGTTTTATCGGGAACGCCGCGATCTGTTTATTGAAGCGCTGCGCCCAAGCCGGCTGGAACTTCTGCCCTGTGAAGGGACCTATTTCCTGCTGGCGGACTACAGCGCCATTTCCGATCTTGACGACGTCAGCTTCTGCCGCTGGCTGACGACCGAAGTCGGGGTGGCGGCGATCCCGCTCTCCGTCTTCTGCGCCGATCCGTTCCCGCACAAGCTGATCCGCTTATGCTTTGCCAAACAGCCGGCGACTCTGTTGGCTGCGGCGACGCGTTTGTGCCAGCTGTAG
- the mtnC gene encoding acireductone synthase: protein MIRAIVTDIEGTTSDIRFVHNVLFPYARERLAGFVTAQQYAEPVKTILDNLRRETDAPAASTADLITTLFAFMDEDRKSTALKALQGIIWRDGYLNGDFTGHLYPDVLPALEKWKAQGIDLYVYSSGSVAAQKLLFGYSDEGDITHLFTGYFDTLVGAKREVQSYRNIAEHLGHAPGTILFLSDIHQELDAAEAAGLRTIQLVRGDRDPASHHPQVQRFDDIHPEQIPA from the coding sequence ATGATCCGCGCCATCGTGACCGACATAGAAGGCACCACCAGCGATATCCGCTTCGTGCATAACGTGCTGTTCCCCTACGCCCGCGAACGACTGGCCGGCTTTGTGACCGCTCAGCAGTACGCTGAGCCCGTCAAAACCATTCTCGACAACCTGCGCCGCGAGACAGACGCCCCGGCCGCCAGCACCGCCGACCTTATCACTACCCTCTTCGCCTTTATGGACGAAGACCGTAAATCCACGGCGCTAAAGGCGCTGCAGGGGATCATCTGGCGTGACGGCTATCTCAACGGCGACTTTACCGGCCATCTCTATCCGGACGTACTGCCGGCGCTGGAGAAATGGAAAGCGCAGGGCATTGATCTGTATGTATATTCCTCAGGCTCCGTCGCCGCGCAGAAATTGTTATTTGGCTACAGCGATGAAGGTGATATTACTCATCTGTTCACGGGCTATTTCGATACCCTGGTAGGCGCCAAACGCGAGGTGCAGTCCTACCGTAACATTGCTGAACACCTGGGCCATGCCCCTGGCACCATCCTGTTCCTGTCGGATATCCATCAGGAGCTCGACGCCGCCGAGGCTGCAGGTTTGCGAACGATCCAGCTGGTACGCGGCGACCGCGACCCGGCGAGCCACCATCCTCAGGTTCAGCGTTTTGACGACATTCATCCGGAGCAGATCCCAGCATGA
- a CDS encoding 1,2-dihydroxy-3-keto-5-methylthiopentene dioxygenase has translation MSALTLFSVTDPQTPLWHSTDAKAIQDQLNAKGVRFERWQADRDLGANPSPETVIAAYQHAIDKLVAEKGYQSWDVISLRADNPQKEALREKFLNEHTHGEDEVRFFVEGAGLFCLHIGDEVFQVLCEKNDLISVPAHTPHWFDMGSEPNFTAIRIFDNPEGWIAQFTGDDIASAYPRLA, from the coding sequence ATGAGCGCATTAACTCTTTTTTCCGTGACCGATCCGCAAACACCGCTCTGGCACAGCACCGACGCCAAAGCGATTCAGGATCAACTGAACGCCAAAGGCGTCCGCTTCGAGCGCTGGCAGGCCGACCGCGACCTCGGCGCAAATCCCAGCCCGGAAACGGTCATTGCCGCCTATCAGCATGCGATTGATAAACTGGTCGCCGAAAAGGGCTACCAGAGCTGGGACGTCATCAGCCTGCGCGCCGATAACCCGCAAAAAGAGGCGCTGCGGGAAAAATTCCTCAACGAGCACACCCATGGCGAAGACGAGGTGCGGTTTTTTGTCGAGGGCGCCGGCCTGTTCTGCCTGCATATTGGCGACGAGGTGTTCCAGGTACTGTGCGAAAAGAACGATCTGATTTCGGTTCCCGCCCACACCCCGCACTGGTTTGATATGGGTTCAGAACCGAACTTCACCGCCATTCGCATTTTTGATAACCCGGAAGGCTGGATCGCCCAGTTTACCGGTGACGATATCGCCAGCGCCTACCCGCGGCTGGCGTAA